One genomic region from Drosophila subpulchrella strain 33 F10 #4 breed RU33 chromosome 2R, RU_Dsub_v1.1 Primary Assembly, whole genome shotgun sequence encodes:
- the LOC119549024 gene encoding EH domain-binding protein 1 isoform X1: protein MASVWKRLQRNFKRAAKFQFTASYHDLHLETTAKWRPSNLSIVWTRRSRRVASAPLPWEPDMMNPLVGNISWPVPDNHTISVTLFKDPRTHELEDKDWTFVIEDVTPMGKKRVLANASINMRKYASVESTQQSFTLTLKPVSKKITAASLELTISCVFLREGKATDEDMQSVVSMMSVNNNDVAPLDDLEDIPDFDNCSEITDFTQQLKHLTISLNGCIDLDTPQSVPSLSEDPTPLAESINQLHFELEGDGKGDAASKLDLSTATGATGGLSSADESLKTPNGLQPLVDSTPIKSPGEVRQPPKQTPAEPARSKTMETFDKMVTSTPLEPKASKDDAKPKKKRALFFTEKEDEQDLRVTSLKEESGNDSTKKETTKEENKSTKEASSVVVVVVPQSVKRPELQPLNLKKSYEPSPTPAPAPAPAPASVINESTGSQSGLSTSGPLNNSLKPVEKIVLKTNTPGQDLLEWCKEVTKDYHNVKVTNLTTSWRNGMAFCAIIHHFAPELIDMSQLSAHDVVGNCRIAFDAAESLGIPRVIEPREMNMLTVPDKLGVMTYLHQLRAHFTGKQLKIEQIGSTADESSYVIGDYMSDNLSQSRIVFSHPKTLLLHQNSIDEEIMGHNKSEQLSPTRKKDVKNQILNNSKNILDKVMSPTKDKNSINASQHANQSPPPPQEDSLDEGPPVGGKENISKSVIDPQAANRILTRHKLMSEKAKLMMEKLKLCNSSEAIDEERQARLREQARRLILETRVRSGGSVESPTSPTRPKLERTISPIHNGAEEFYLEQSKKLDAQEPSSPSHRLSGLKGLGVNGSPLQSFNAIVDRVSPKHEKRGDKLSYIESELEALEREQEAIDQKASSLEAKLRAVMGGNPSNNRRGSARNGNPILRLIRNSIGGGDVIRIKLLDSDDESLFGGGGAGSGGGGGSEDDDRDTSSDSVSNSGYELHTRQRPRPRSHSCFVPNVPKSVHPSTMTSPAHLRPHHVHHVVPYTHMLDSSPSALSSQQSSCDNLPACSEDDEILALAANGRAASLRRQQDRHRRRRQRRERRERRSHLCHIPSHCETEETEEQLLSQWFTLVNKKNALLRRQMQLNILEQEKDLERKHTMLNQELRAAQSVEDWRKTEVQREKERLLLEELMTIVDKRDQLVQHLHNQEKAIEDDQEIAKVLQHVDISDKDKDKCVLQ from the exons ATGGCCAGCGTCTGGAAGCGATTGCAGCGCAATTTCAAGCGCGCCGCCAAATTCCAGTTCACTGCATCGTACCACGATCTGCATCTGGAAACGACCGCCAAGTG GCGACCGTCGAACCTCTCTATCGTTTGGACCAGGAGATCTAGGCGAGTGGCCAGTGCTCCGCTGCCATGGGAGCCGGACATGATGAATCCCCTGGTGGGCAATATATCCTGGCCAGTGCCCGACAATCACACCATATCGGTCACCCTGTTCAAGGATCCCAGGACGCACGAACTGGAGGACAAGGACTGGACGTTTGTCATCGAAGAT GTCACCCCGATGGGCAAGAAACGCGTCCTGGCCAATGCCAGCATCAATATGAGGAAGTATGCCAGCGTAGAATCCACTCAGCAGAGCTTTACATTGACCCTAAAGCCAGTCTCGAAGAAGATTACGGCAGCCAGTCTGGAACTCACGATTAGCTGTGTGTTCTTGAGGGAAGGAAAGGCCAC AGACGAGGACATGCAGAGCGTTGTCTCCATGATGTCCGTGAACAACAATGATGTGGCGCCGTTGGATGACTTGGAGGACATTCCCGATTTTGACAACTGTAGTGAAATCACTGACTTTACCCAGCAACTAAAGCATTTGACAATTAGCCTGAATGGCTGCATTGATTTGGACACCCCTCAAAGTG TACCTTCGTTATCTGAAGATCCCACACCGTTGGCCGAGTCCATTAATCAATTGCATTTTGAACTAGAAGGCGACGGCAAAGGCGATGCTGCGAGCAAGTTAGACTTGAGCACAGCAACCGGAGCAACCGGTGGTCTTAGTAGTGCCGACGAGTCCCTCAAAACTCCCAATGGACTGCAGCCCCTGGTGGACAGTACGCCCATTAAGTCACCCGGCGAGGTGAGGCAGCCGCCCAAGCAAACACCTGCGGAGCCAGCGAGGTCAAAGACCATGGAGACCTTCGACAAAATGGTGACATCAACGCCGCTGGAACCCAAAGCAAGCAAAGATGATGCCAAGCCAAAGAAGAAAAGGGCCTTGTTCTTCACCGAGAAGGAGGATGAGCAGGATTTGAGGGTGACGAGTCTCAAGGAGGAGAGTGGCAATGACAGCACCAAAAAGGAAACGACCAAAGAGGAGAACAAGTCCACTAAGGAGGCCTCAtctgtggtggtggtggtggtgccaCAGAGTGTCAAGCGACCCGAGTTGCAGCCCCTGAACCTAAAGAAGAGCTACGAACCCTCGCCGACTCCTGCGCCCGCACCCGCTCCCGCACCCGCATCTGTGATAAACGAATCCACAGGATCGCAGTCGGGTTTGAGTACCTCTGGCCCGCTGAACAACAGCCTAAAGCCCGTGGAGAAGATCGTGCTGAAGACGAACACACCCGGGCAGGATCTGCTGGAGTGGTGCAAAGAGGTTACCAAAGACTACCACAATGTTAAGGTCACCAACCTGACGACCAGCTGGCGGAACGGCATGGCCTTCTGCGCCATCATCCATCACTTTGCGCCTGAGCTCAT TGACATGTCCCAGCTGAGCGCCCATGATGTGGTGGGCAACTGTCGGATTGCCTTCGATGCGGCGGAATCCTTGGGAATACCCCGCGTAATCGAGCCGCGGGAAATGAACATGCTGACAGTGCCGGACAAGTTGGGCGTGATGACCTATTTGCATCAGTTGAGGGCGCATTTCACTGGAAAGCAGCTGAAAATCGAGCAAATTG GATCCACGGCAGATGAGTCGAGCTACGTGATTGGCGACTATATGTCGGACAATTTGTCGCAGAGTCGCATCGTCTTTTCGCACCCGAAGACTTTGCTGCTGCATCAGAACTCCATCGATGAGGAGATCATGGGACATAATAAGTCAGAGCAACTCTCGCCCACTAGGAAAAAGGATGTGAAGAATCAGATTCTGAACAACTCGAAGAACATACTGGACAAGGTGATGTCGCCCACCAAGGACAAGAACTCGATCAACGCATCGCAGCATGCCAATCAGTCGCCGCCTCCGCCGCAGGAGGACTCCCTGGACGAAGGTCCTCCCGTGGGTGGCAAGGAGAACATCTCCAAATCCGTCATTGATCCCCAGGCGGCCAAT CGAATCTTAACGCGCCACAAGCTGATGAGCGAAAAAGCCAAGCTGATGATGGAAAAGCTAAAGCTTTGCAATTCCAGCGAGGCGATCGAC GAGGAGCGACAGGCTCGTCTGCGGGAACAGGCTCGTCGCCTCATCCTGGAGACGCGTGTGCGGAGCGGCGGCTCCGTGGAGAGCCCCACCAGCCCCACGAGGCCCAAGCTGGAGCGGACCATCTCGCCCATCCACAACGGAGCCGAGGAGTTCTACCTGGAGCAGTCAAAGAAGCTGGATGCGCAAGAACCGAGCAGTCCTAGTCATAGGTTAAGTGGTCTAAAGGGCCTGGGAGTGAATGGCAGTCCGCTGCAGTCCTTCAACGCAATTGTGGATCGCGTTTCACCGAAGCACGAGAAGAGG GGTGACAAGCTGTCCTACATCGAGTCGGAGCTGGAGGCCCTGGAGCGGGAGCAGGAGGCCATTGACCAGAAGGCCAGCAGTCTGGAGGCCAAGCTGCGCGCCGTGATGGGCGGCAATCCAAGTAATAATCGCCGGGGTAGCGCCCGAAACGGCAACCCCATCCTTAGGCTAATCCGAAATAGTATTGGTGGTGGTGATGTGATACGCATCAAGCTGCTCGACTCGGATGACGAGAGTCTGTTTGGTGGAGGAGGTGCCGGCAGTGGTGGCGGTGGTGGTAGCGAGGACGACGACCGGGACACGTCCAGCGACAGTGTCAGCAACTCCGGCTACGAGTTGCATACGCGCCAGCGCCCCCGGCCGCGCTCCCATTCGTGCTTTGTGCCCAATGTGCCCAAGAGTGTGCATCCATCGACCATGACCTCGCCCGCCCATCTGCGTCCGCATCATGTGCATCATGTTGTGCCCTACACCCACATGCTAGACAGCTCCCCGTCGGCGCTCTCCTCGCAGCAGTCCTCCTGCGACAATCTGCCCGCGTGCAGCGAGGATGACGAGATCCTGGCGCTGGCGGCCAACGGCCGGGCGGCTTCCTTGCGGCGGCAGCAGGATCGCCACAGGCGACGCCGTCAGCGGCGGGAGCGGCGGGAGCGGCGCTCCCATTTGTGTCACATCCCCAGTCATTGTG AGACCGAGGAAACGGAGGAGCAACTGCTATCGCAATGGTTTACGCTGGTCAACAAAAAGAACGCACTTCTCCGGCGACAAATGCAGCTGAACATACT CGAACAAGAAAAAGATTTGGAGCGAAAGCATACAATGCTGAACCAGGAGCTGCGGGCGGCGCAATCTGTGGAGGATTGGCGCAAGACGGAAGTGCAGCGGGAGAAGGAGCGGCTGCTGCTCGAGGAGCTGATGACGATTGTCGACAAGCGTGACCAGTTGGTGCAGCATCTGCACAACCAGGAGAAAGC GATCGAAGACGACCAGGAGATCGCGAAGGTACTGCAGCACGTGGATATCAGCGACAAAGACAAAGACAAATGTGTTCTTCAATAG
- the LOC119549024 gene encoding EH domain-binding protein 1 isoform X4, whose product MASVWKRLQRNFKRAAKFQFTASYHDLHLETTAKWRPSNLSIVWTRRSRRVASAPLPWEPDMMNPLVGNISWPVPDNHTISVTLFKDPRTHELEDKDWTFVIEDVTPMGKKRVLANASINMRKYASVESTQQSFTLTLKPVSKKITAASLELTISCVFLREGKATDEDMQSVVSMMSVNNNDVAPLDDLEDIPDFDNCSEITDFTQQLKHLTISLNGCIDLDTPQSVPSLSEDPTPLAESINQLHFELEGDGKGDAASKLDLSTATGATGGLSSADESLKTPNGLQPLVDSTPIKSPGEVRQPPKQTPAEPARSKTMETFDKMVTSTPLEPKASKDDAKPKKKRALFFTEKEDEQDLRVTSLKEESGNDSTKKETTKEENKSTKEASSVVVVVVPQSVKRPELQPLNLKKSYEPSPTPAPAPAPAPASVINESTGSQSGLSTSGPLNNSLKPVEKIVLKTNTPGQDLLEWCKEVTKDYHNVKVTNLTTSWRNGMAFCAIIHHFAPELIDMSQLSAHDVVGNCRIAFDAAESLGIPRVIEPREMNMLTVPDKLGVMTYLHQLRAHFTGKQLKIEQIGSTADESSYVIGDYMSDNLSQSRIVFSHPKTLLLHQNSIDEEIMGHNKSEQLSPTRKKDVKNQILNNSKNILDKVMSPTKDKNSINASQHANQSPPPPQEDSLDEGPPVGGKENISKSVIDPQAANEERQARLREQARRLILETRVRSGGSVESPTSPTRPKLERTISPIHNGAEEFYLEQSKKLDAQEPSSPSHRLSGLKGLGVNGSPLQSFNAIVDRVSPKHEKRGDKLSYIESELEALEREQEAIDQKASSLEAKLRAVMGGNPSNNRRGSARNGNPILRLIRNSIGGGDVIRIKLLDSDDESLFGGGGAGSGGGGGSEDDDRDTSSDSVSNSGYELHTRQRPRPRSHSCFVPNVPKSVHPSTMTSPAHLRPHHVHHVVPYTHMLDSSPSALSSQQSSCDNLPACSEDDEILALAANGRAASLRRQQDRHRRRRQRRERRERRSHLCHIPSHCETEETEEQLLSQWFTLVNKKNALLRRQMQLNILEQEKDLERKHTMLNQELRAAQSVEDWRKTEVQREKERLLLEELMTIVDKRDQLVQHLHNQEKAIEDDQEIAKVLQHVDISDKDKDKCVLQ is encoded by the exons ATGGCCAGCGTCTGGAAGCGATTGCAGCGCAATTTCAAGCGCGCCGCCAAATTCCAGTTCACTGCATCGTACCACGATCTGCATCTGGAAACGACCGCCAAGTG GCGACCGTCGAACCTCTCTATCGTTTGGACCAGGAGATCTAGGCGAGTGGCCAGTGCTCCGCTGCCATGGGAGCCGGACATGATGAATCCCCTGGTGGGCAATATATCCTGGCCAGTGCCCGACAATCACACCATATCGGTCACCCTGTTCAAGGATCCCAGGACGCACGAACTGGAGGACAAGGACTGGACGTTTGTCATCGAAGAT GTCACCCCGATGGGCAAGAAACGCGTCCTGGCCAATGCCAGCATCAATATGAGGAAGTATGCCAGCGTAGAATCCACTCAGCAGAGCTTTACATTGACCCTAAAGCCAGTCTCGAAGAAGATTACGGCAGCCAGTCTGGAACTCACGATTAGCTGTGTGTTCTTGAGGGAAGGAAAGGCCAC AGACGAGGACATGCAGAGCGTTGTCTCCATGATGTCCGTGAACAACAATGATGTGGCGCCGTTGGATGACTTGGAGGACATTCCCGATTTTGACAACTGTAGTGAAATCACTGACTTTACCCAGCAACTAAAGCATTTGACAATTAGCCTGAATGGCTGCATTGATTTGGACACCCCTCAAAGTG TACCTTCGTTATCTGAAGATCCCACACCGTTGGCCGAGTCCATTAATCAATTGCATTTTGAACTAGAAGGCGACGGCAAAGGCGATGCTGCGAGCAAGTTAGACTTGAGCACAGCAACCGGAGCAACCGGTGGTCTTAGTAGTGCCGACGAGTCCCTCAAAACTCCCAATGGACTGCAGCCCCTGGTGGACAGTACGCCCATTAAGTCACCCGGCGAGGTGAGGCAGCCGCCCAAGCAAACACCTGCGGAGCCAGCGAGGTCAAAGACCATGGAGACCTTCGACAAAATGGTGACATCAACGCCGCTGGAACCCAAAGCAAGCAAAGATGATGCCAAGCCAAAGAAGAAAAGGGCCTTGTTCTTCACCGAGAAGGAGGATGAGCAGGATTTGAGGGTGACGAGTCTCAAGGAGGAGAGTGGCAATGACAGCACCAAAAAGGAAACGACCAAAGAGGAGAACAAGTCCACTAAGGAGGCCTCAtctgtggtggtggtggtggtgccaCAGAGTGTCAAGCGACCCGAGTTGCAGCCCCTGAACCTAAAGAAGAGCTACGAACCCTCGCCGACTCCTGCGCCCGCACCCGCTCCCGCACCCGCATCTGTGATAAACGAATCCACAGGATCGCAGTCGGGTTTGAGTACCTCTGGCCCGCTGAACAACAGCCTAAAGCCCGTGGAGAAGATCGTGCTGAAGACGAACACACCCGGGCAGGATCTGCTGGAGTGGTGCAAAGAGGTTACCAAAGACTACCACAATGTTAAGGTCACCAACCTGACGACCAGCTGGCGGAACGGCATGGCCTTCTGCGCCATCATCCATCACTTTGCGCCTGAGCTCAT TGACATGTCCCAGCTGAGCGCCCATGATGTGGTGGGCAACTGTCGGATTGCCTTCGATGCGGCGGAATCCTTGGGAATACCCCGCGTAATCGAGCCGCGGGAAATGAACATGCTGACAGTGCCGGACAAGTTGGGCGTGATGACCTATTTGCATCAGTTGAGGGCGCATTTCACTGGAAAGCAGCTGAAAATCGAGCAAATTG GATCCACGGCAGATGAGTCGAGCTACGTGATTGGCGACTATATGTCGGACAATTTGTCGCAGAGTCGCATCGTCTTTTCGCACCCGAAGACTTTGCTGCTGCATCAGAACTCCATCGATGAGGAGATCATGGGACATAATAAGTCAGAGCAACTCTCGCCCACTAGGAAAAAGGATGTGAAGAATCAGATTCTGAACAACTCGAAGAACATACTGGACAAGGTGATGTCGCCCACCAAGGACAAGAACTCGATCAACGCATCGCAGCATGCCAATCAGTCGCCGCCTCCGCCGCAGGAGGACTCCCTGGACGAAGGTCCTCCCGTGGGTGGCAAGGAGAACATCTCCAAATCCGTCATTGATCCCCAGGCGGCCAAT GAGGAGCGACAGGCTCGTCTGCGGGAACAGGCTCGTCGCCTCATCCTGGAGACGCGTGTGCGGAGCGGCGGCTCCGTGGAGAGCCCCACCAGCCCCACGAGGCCCAAGCTGGAGCGGACCATCTCGCCCATCCACAACGGAGCCGAGGAGTTCTACCTGGAGCAGTCAAAGAAGCTGGATGCGCAAGAACCGAGCAGTCCTAGTCATAGGTTAAGTGGTCTAAAGGGCCTGGGAGTGAATGGCAGTCCGCTGCAGTCCTTCAACGCAATTGTGGATCGCGTTTCACCGAAGCACGAGAAGAGG GGTGACAAGCTGTCCTACATCGAGTCGGAGCTGGAGGCCCTGGAGCGGGAGCAGGAGGCCATTGACCAGAAGGCCAGCAGTCTGGAGGCCAAGCTGCGCGCCGTGATGGGCGGCAATCCAAGTAATAATCGCCGGGGTAGCGCCCGAAACGGCAACCCCATCCTTAGGCTAATCCGAAATAGTATTGGTGGTGGTGATGTGATACGCATCAAGCTGCTCGACTCGGATGACGAGAGTCTGTTTGGTGGAGGAGGTGCCGGCAGTGGTGGCGGTGGTGGTAGCGAGGACGACGACCGGGACACGTCCAGCGACAGTGTCAGCAACTCCGGCTACGAGTTGCATACGCGCCAGCGCCCCCGGCCGCGCTCCCATTCGTGCTTTGTGCCCAATGTGCCCAAGAGTGTGCATCCATCGACCATGACCTCGCCCGCCCATCTGCGTCCGCATCATGTGCATCATGTTGTGCCCTACACCCACATGCTAGACAGCTCCCCGTCGGCGCTCTCCTCGCAGCAGTCCTCCTGCGACAATCTGCCCGCGTGCAGCGAGGATGACGAGATCCTGGCGCTGGCGGCCAACGGCCGGGCGGCTTCCTTGCGGCGGCAGCAGGATCGCCACAGGCGACGCCGTCAGCGGCGGGAGCGGCGGGAGCGGCGCTCCCATTTGTGTCACATCCCCAGTCATTGTG AGACCGAGGAAACGGAGGAGCAACTGCTATCGCAATGGTTTACGCTGGTCAACAAAAAGAACGCACTTCTCCGGCGACAAATGCAGCTGAACATACT CGAACAAGAAAAAGATTTGGAGCGAAAGCATACAATGCTGAACCAGGAGCTGCGGGCGGCGCAATCTGTGGAGGATTGGCGCAAGACGGAAGTGCAGCGGGAGAAGGAGCGGCTGCTGCTCGAGGAGCTGATGACGATTGTCGACAAGCGTGACCAGTTGGTGCAGCATCTGCACAACCAGGAGAAAGC GATCGAAGACGACCAGGAGATCGCGAAGGTACTGCAGCACGTGGATATCAGCGACAAAGACAAAGACAAATGTGTTCTTCAATAG
- the LOC119549024 gene encoding EH domain-binding protein 1 isoform X2 encodes MASVWKRLQRNFKRAAKFQFTASYHDLHLETTAKWRPSNLSIVWTRRSRRVASAPLPWEPDMMNPLVGNISWPVPDNHTISVTLFKDPRTHELEDKDWTFVIEDVTPMGKKRVLANASINMRKYASVESTQQSFTLTLKPVSKKITAASLELTISCVFLREGKATDEDMQSVVSMMSVNNNDVAPLDDLEDIPDFDNCSEITDFTQQLKHLTISLNGCIDLDTPQSEGDGKGDAASKLDLSTATGATGGLSSADESLKTPNGLQPLVDSTPIKSPGEVRQPPKQTPAEPARSKTMETFDKMVTSTPLEPKASKDDAKPKKKRALFFTEKEDEQDLRVTSLKEESGNDSTKKETTKEENKSTKEASSVVVVVVPQSVKRPELQPLNLKKSYEPSPTPAPAPAPAPASVINESTGSQSGLSTSGPLNNSLKPVEKIVLKTNTPGQDLLEWCKEVTKDYHNVKVTNLTTSWRNGMAFCAIIHHFAPELIDMSQLSAHDVVGNCRIAFDAAESLGIPRVIEPREMNMLTVPDKLGVMTYLHQLRAHFTGKQLKIEQIGSTADESSYVIGDYMSDNLSQSRIVFSHPKTLLLHQNSIDEEIMGHNKSEQLSPTRKKDVKNQILNNSKNILDKVMSPTKDKNSINASQHANQSPPPPQEDSLDEGPPVGGKENISKSVIDPQAANRILTRHKLMSEKAKLMMEKLKLCNSSEAIDEERQARLREQARRLILETRVRSGGSVESPTSPTRPKLERTISPIHNGAEEFYLEQSKKLDAQEPSSPSHRLSGLKGLGVNGSPLQSFNAIVDRVSPKHEKRGDKLSYIESELEALEREQEAIDQKASSLEAKLRAVMGGNPSNNRRGSARNGNPILRLIRNSIGGGDVIRIKLLDSDDESLFGGGGAGSGGGGGSEDDDRDTSSDSVSNSGYELHTRQRPRPRSHSCFVPNVPKSVHPSTMTSPAHLRPHHVHHVVPYTHMLDSSPSALSSQQSSCDNLPACSEDDEILALAANGRAASLRRQQDRHRRRRQRRERRERRSHLCHIPSHCETEETEEQLLSQWFTLVNKKNALLRRQMQLNILEQEKDLERKHTMLNQELRAAQSVEDWRKTEVQREKERLLLEELMTIVDKRDQLVQHLHNQEKAIEDDQEIAKVLQHVDISDKDKDKCVLQ; translated from the exons ATGGCCAGCGTCTGGAAGCGATTGCAGCGCAATTTCAAGCGCGCCGCCAAATTCCAGTTCACTGCATCGTACCACGATCTGCATCTGGAAACGACCGCCAAGTG GCGACCGTCGAACCTCTCTATCGTTTGGACCAGGAGATCTAGGCGAGTGGCCAGTGCTCCGCTGCCATGGGAGCCGGACATGATGAATCCCCTGGTGGGCAATATATCCTGGCCAGTGCCCGACAATCACACCATATCGGTCACCCTGTTCAAGGATCCCAGGACGCACGAACTGGAGGACAAGGACTGGACGTTTGTCATCGAAGAT GTCACCCCGATGGGCAAGAAACGCGTCCTGGCCAATGCCAGCATCAATATGAGGAAGTATGCCAGCGTAGAATCCACTCAGCAGAGCTTTACATTGACCCTAAAGCCAGTCTCGAAGAAGATTACGGCAGCCAGTCTGGAACTCACGATTAGCTGTGTGTTCTTGAGGGAAGGAAAGGCCAC AGACGAGGACATGCAGAGCGTTGTCTCCATGATGTCCGTGAACAACAATGATGTGGCGCCGTTGGATGACTTGGAGGACATTCCCGATTTTGACAACTGTAGTGAAATCACTGACTTTACCCAGCAACTAAAGCATTTGACAATTAGCCTGAATGGCTGCATTGATTTGGACACCCCTCAAAGTG AAGGCGACGGCAAAGGCGATGCTGCGAGCAAGTTAGACTTGAGCACAGCAACCGGAGCAACCGGTGGTCTTAGTAGTGCCGACGAGTCCCTCAAAACTCCCAATGGACTGCAGCCCCTGGTGGACAGTACGCCCATTAAGTCACCCGGCGAGGTGAGGCAGCCGCCCAAGCAAACACCTGCGGAGCCAGCGAGGTCAAAGACCATGGAGACCTTCGACAAAATGGTGACATCAACGCCGCTGGAACCCAAAGCAAGCAAAGATGATGCCAAGCCAAAGAAGAAAAGGGCCTTGTTCTTCACCGAGAAGGAGGATGAGCAGGATTTGAGGGTGACGAGTCTCAAGGAGGAGAGTGGCAATGACAGCACCAAAAAGGAAACGACCAAAGAGGAGAACAAGTCCACTAAGGAGGCCTCAtctgtggtggtggtggtggtgccaCAGAGTGTCAAGCGACCCGAGTTGCAGCCCCTGAACCTAAAGAAGAGCTACGAACCCTCGCCGACTCCTGCGCCCGCACCCGCTCCCGCACCCGCATCTGTGATAAACGAATCCACAGGATCGCAGTCGGGTTTGAGTACCTCTGGCCCGCTGAACAACAGCCTAAAGCCCGTGGAGAAGATCGTGCTGAAGACGAACACACCCGGGCAGGATCTGCTGGAGTGGTGCAAAGAGGTTACCAAAGACTACCACAATGTTAAGGTCACCAACCTGACGACCAGCTGGCGGAACGGCATGGCCTTCTGCGCCATCATCCATCACTTTGCGCCTGAGCTCAT TGACATGTCCCAGCTGAGCGCCCATGATGTGGTGGGCAACTGTCGGATTGCCTTCGATGCGGCGGAATCCTTGGGAATACCCCGCGTAATCGAGCCGCGGGAAATGAACATGCTGACAGTGCCGGACAAGTTGGGCGTGATGACCTATTTGCATCAGTTGAGGGCGCATTTCACTGGAAAGCAGCTGAAAATCGAGCAAATTG GATCCACGGCAGATGAGTCGAGCTACGTGATTGGCGACTATATGTCGGACAATTTGTCGCAGAGTCGCATCGTCTTTTCGCACCCGAAGACTTTGCTGCTGCATCAGAACTCCATCGATGAGGAGATCATGGGACATAATAAGTCAGAGCAACTCTCGCCCACTAGGAAAAAGGATGTGAAGAATCAGATTCTGAACAACTCGAAGAACATACTGGACAAGGTGATGTCGCCCACCAAGGACAAGAACTCGATCAACGCATCGCAGCATGCCAATCAGTCGCCGCCTCCGCCGCAGGAGGACTCCCTGGACGAAGGTCCTCCCGTGGGTGGCAAGGAGAACATCTCCAAATCCGTCATTGATCCCCAGGCGGCCAAT CGAATCTTAACGCGCCACAAGCTGATGAGCGAAAAAGCCAAGCTGATGATGGAAAAGCTAAAGCTTTGCAATTCCAGCGAGGCGATCGAC GAGGAGCGACAGGCTCGTCTGCGGGAACAGGCTCGTCGCCTCATCCTGGAGACGCGTGTGCGGAGCGGCGGCTCCGTGGAGAGCCCCACCAGCCCCACGAGGCCCAAGCTGGAGCGGACCATCTCGCCCATCCACAACGGAGCCGAGGAGTTCTACCTGGAGCAGTCAAAGAAGCTGGATGCGCAAGAACCGAGCAGTCCTAGTCATAGGTTAAGTGGTCTAAAGGGCCTGGGAGTGAATGGCAGTCCGCTGCAGTCCTTCAACGCAATTGTGGATCGCGTTTCACCGAAGCACGAGAAGAGG GGTGACAAGCTGTCCTACATCGAGTCGGAGCTGGAGGCCCTGGAGCGGGAGCAGGAGGCCATTGACCAGAAGGCCAGCAGTCTGGAGGCCAAGCTGCGCGCCGTGATGGGCGGCAATCCAAGTAATAATCGCCGGGGTAGCGCCCGAAACGGCAACCCCATCCTTAGGCTAATCCGAAATAGTATTGGTGGTGGTGATGTGATACGCATCAAGCTGCTCGACTCGGATGACGAGAGTCTGTTTGGTGGAGGAGGTGCCGGCAGTGGTGGCGGTGGTGGTAGCGAGGACGACGACCGGGACACGTCCAGCGACAGTGTCAGCAACTCCGGCTACGAGTTGCATACGCGCCAGCGCCCCCGGCCGCGCTCCCATTCGTGCTTTGTGCCCAATGTGCCCAAGAGTGTGCATCCATCGACCATGACCTCGCCCGCCCATCTGCGTCCGCATCATGTGCATCATGTTGTGCCCTACACCCACATGCTAGACAGCTCCCCGTCGGCGCTCTCCTCGCAGCAGTCCTCCTGCGACAATCTGCCCGCGTGCAGCGAGGATGACGAGATCCTGGCGCTGGCGGCCAACGGCCGGGCGGCTTCCTTGCGGCGGCAGCAGGATCGCCACAGGCGACGCCGTCAGCGGCGGGAGCGGCGGGAGCGGCGCTCCCATTTGTGTCACATCCCCAGTCATTGTG AGACCGAGGAAACGGAGGAGCAACTGCTATCGCAATGGTTTACGCTGGTCAACAAAAAGAACGCACTTCTCCGGCGACAAATGCAGCTGAACATACT CGAACAAGAAAAAGATTTGGAGCGAAAGCATACAATGCTGAACCAGGAGCTGCGGGCGGCGCAATCTGTGGAGGATTGGCGCAAGACGGAAGTGCAGCGGGAGAAGGAGCGGCTGCTGCTCGAGGAGCTGATGACGATTGTCGACAAGCGTGACCAGTTGGTGCAGCATCTGCACAACCAGGAGAAAGC GATCGAAGACGACCAGGAGATCGCGAAGGTACTGCAGCACGTGGATATCAGCGACAAAGACAAAGACAAATGTGTTCTTCAATAG